TAACGCTCGATCTGTTCAGCGCTGAGATCGCGGAATTCGACGGAGTAGGGCACGACGTCGAGCTGAACGCGGTCCGATTCACTGTTATACAGACACAGCCCGGTAAGAAAGGTCACCTCGCGGCCGGACAGACGCGACAGCTGTTCGCGGGCGCGTTCATGGCTGCCCGGCTTGCCGAGGATTTCCTCGTCGACCACGGCGACCTGGTCCGAGCCGATGATCAGCGCCTGCGTCCAGACTGCGGCCACGGCGCGGGCCTTGGCCTCGGACAGCCGGGCGACCAGGTCGCGCGGCGACTCGCCGGGACGGGCGGATTCATCGATGTCCGGGCTGTGACACTCGAAGGGCAGGCCCAGCCTGGCCAGCAGTTCGCGGCGAAACGGCGAGCTGGAGCCGAGCACCAGCGTGTGTTCAGGGGATGCAGGGTTCGACATCAGGCAGGCTCGATTTCCAGCAGGGTTTCATCGGGATTGACGCGGTCGCCCTTGGCGATGTGGATAGCGCTCACCTTACCGGCGATGGGGGCCTGGATCTCGGTTTCCATCTTCATGGCCTCGGCCACCAGCAGGGGATCGCCGGCATTGACGGCGGCACCGACCTCGACCAGCACGTCGATCACGGTGCCCGGCATGGAAGTGGTGACATGGCCGTGCTGGGTGGCGCGGGGCCGGTTGCTGCCCCTGGGCTGTTTCGGCCGCGGGGCACCGCCCTCGTCGTATTCCAGTTCCTCCAGCGATTCCAGCAGGATCTCCTCGGGCACGCCGTCCACGCTGAGATAGAAGGGGCGCTTCTCCTGGCTCTTGTGGCCGGCGCCGGTCACCCAGATATGGTAGGTCTCGCCGTGCAGGGTGACGTTGAATTCGGTTGGCCGGCCCATATCACCGTTGCCCGGGGGCGGCTCCAGCGGTTCGGGGACAAGGGTTCCGTTGTTGCGATGCTCCAGGAACTCGCGGCCGATCTCGGGGAACATGGCATAGGTCAGGACGTCCTCTTCCGACTGCGCCAGTTCGCCGATCTCCCCGCGCAGGTTGTCCATCTCGGGAGTCAGCAGGTCGGCCGGACGCACATCGATCACGTCCTCATTGCCGATGGCCTGCTGACGCAGCATGGCGTTTACCTCGCCGGGCGCGCGGCCGTAGCGCCCCTGCAGATACAGCTTCACCTCGTTGGTGATGCTCTTGTAGCGCGCGCCGGTGAGCACGTTCATCACCGCCTGGGTGCCCACGATCTGCGAAGTCGGGGTGACCAGCGGCGGGTAGCCCAGGTCCTCGCGCACCCGCGGGATCTCGGCAAGGACCTCGTTCATCCGCCCCAGTTCGCCCTGTTCGCGCAGCTGGCTGTAGAGGTTGGAGATCATGCCGCCCGGCACCTGGTAGATCTGCACCCGGGTGTCCAGACCGGTGAAATCGCTCTCGAACTGGTGGTACTTCTTTCTCACCTCACGAAAATAGAAGCCGATTTCCTGCAGGGCATTAAGATCCAGCCCGGTGTCGTACTCGGTGCCGGCGAACGCGGCAACCATGCTCTCGGTGGGCGGATGGCTGGCCCCGCCGGCGAACGCGGAGATGGCGGTGTCGATGTGCTCGCAGCCGTTCTCCACCGCCTTGAGTTGGCACATCTCGGCCACGCCGGCAGTTGCGTGCATGTGCAGGTGCAGCGGGATATCCACGGCCTGTTCGAGACGGCGCACCAGTTCGCCGGCGACCATCGGGGTGAGCAGGCCGGCCATGTCCTTGATGGCGATGCTGTCGCAGCCCAGCTGTTCGAGCTCGCGCGCCATCGCCGTGAAGGTCTCGATGCCGTGCACCGGGCTGGTGGTGTAGGAGATCGTTCCCTGGGCATGCTTGCCGGTGGCCTTCACCGCGCGGATGGCGGTTTCCAGGTTACGGGTGTCGTTGAGTGCGTCGAAGATGCGGAACACGTCGATGCCGCCCGCGGCGGCGCGCTCGACGAAGGCGCTGACCACGTCGTCCGAATAGTGGCGGTAGCCGAGCAGGTTCTGCCCGCGCAGCAGCATCTGCAACCGCGCCTTGGGCAGGGCCTCGCGCAGCTGGCGCAGGCGCGCCCAGGGATCCTCCTTGAGATAGCGCAGACAGGCATCGAAGGTGGC
This sequence is a window from Thiohalobacter thiocyanaticus. Protein-coding genes within it:
- a CDS encoding Maf family protein; protein product: MSNPASPEHTLVLGSSSPFRRELLARLGLPFECHSPDIDESARPGESPRDLVARLSEAKARAVAAVWTQALIIGSDQVAVVDEEILGKPGSHERAREQLSRLSGREVTFLTGLCLYNSESDRVQLDVVPYSVEFRDLSAEQIERYLEQEQPYNCAGSFRSEALGVTLFRRMQGDDPNALVGLPLIRLVDMLAEEGVGLP
- the oadA gene encoding sodium-extruding oxaloacetate decarboxylase subunit alpha, which gives rise to MPRTHITELVLRDGHQSLIATRMRTADMLPICPQLDAAGYWSLEVWGGATFDACLRYLKEDPWARLRQLREALPKARLQMLLRGQNLLGYRHYSDDVVSAFVERAAAGGIDVFRIFDALNDTRNLETAIRAVKATGKHAQGTISYTTSPVHGIETFTAMARELEQLGCDSIAIKDMAGLLTPMVAGELVRRLEQAVDIPLHLHMHATAGVAEMCQLKAVENGCEHIDTAISAFAGGASHPPTESMVAAFAGTEYDTGLDLNALQEIGFYFREVRKKYHQFESDFTGLDTRVQIYQVPGGMISNLYSQLREQGELGRMNEVLAEIPRVREDLGYPPLVTPTSQIVGTQAVMNVLTGARYKSITNEVKLYLQGRYGRAPGEVNAMLRQQAIGNEDVIDVRPADLLTPEMDNLRGEIGELAQSEEDVLTYAMFPEIGREFLEHRNNGTLVPEPLEPPPGNGDMGRPTEFNVTLHGETYHIWVTGAGHKSQEKRPFYLSVDGVPEEILLESLEELEYDEGGAPRPKQPRGSNRPRATQHGHVTTSMPGTVIDVLVEVGAAVNAGDPLLVAEAMKMETEIQAPIAGKVSAIHIAKGDRVNPDETLLEIEPA